In Amblyomma americanum isolate KBUSLIRL-KWMA chromosome 8, ASM5285725v1, whole genome shotgun sequence, the DNA window CGGGTCTCTGCAGGCAGTTCTTACTTTACCAGTCATCAGTTCTCATACCTTTTCTGACCATTTGCTGCATTTCCATGACGTTCACGGGTGACGTTTACTGGCTTTGTGCGCCAAGCTCTCAAACCAAACCAGCCACGCCTCGCAACACAGCCAAGAAAGCGTTTGGTCAAGGCTGTGACGACACGACACGCAGTCCAGACGAAGTGTTCTACGCTGAAGTGCGCGCGCGTATGCTGGTAAAGCAGACACTACGTACCTGATTGCGCAGGCTCAGATGTACTGCCAGCGTGGTAGGTGGATAACCCAGGAACACGCTCTACATCGGCAGCGCCGGGAGCCTGCGTAAATATTCACAAATTATCAGCGCAATACGTTGTGCCCGAGCGCGTGAAACAAAAGATGCACACCTCTTGTCTTGGCGGCTTGGCCGCTGTTGAACTGCCTCCAGAGGTAGCGGTAGTGCGATGCGTAGGGTAAATCGTTGGCACAGCACCACGCACAAGCCGCAAGCATTTCGTCGATAACCCGAACGCTGCCATAAGTGCTGGGCTCTGGACATAGCAGTCTCGAGTAAAGTGGCGCGAGCAAATTCTACTCTGCTTAGTTGGCATCCATTCACTATGCCGAGTAGCCCGCACAAATTCAATCCACGCCTTACGTTGCGTCCCATCACAGGGAAAGTAGTGGAACTTGGTTGCGTCGTGCTTTGATTTACTACGGCAAAATTTAACGTCGCAGTGAGGTGGGTGACCCCAGCGCCTAGTAGTCATGACGCTTTGCTCAGATGCGTCTCAAGCGCCGATGCAAAGGCCGATGCTGTAAGAtcagtgctgccaacctcgaaagccacttctcCCCCAAATTTTCACTCAAACTTCCCTAGATTTCTCTAGATCCGAAAAATAAGattcaggcatggaaaaaaggtgcgtagttaaattgtgaactcttttatttcgcagagaccctcttaccacactttggcagcaactttgaatacaacaacacattgatttcccatgcaaactcgcgtaccaCGTGATCACGGGTAAGGAAAACATTAGTTAATACCAAAAcctaataaatcctggcctaagccctgaaatgaatgaaaatctcgcagtgaacacttacgctcaccggctgcagtcaaagagcgagagaaatccactttgtgcccaaatgtgggcgtgaacaaacaaacgctaaaacGTAGGACACGTCATTCGGTTGGCATC includes these proteins:
- the LOC144101419 gene encoding uncharacterized protein LOC144101419 isoform X2, producing the protein MTTRRWGHPPHCDVKFCRSKSKHDATKFHYFPCDGTQRKAWIEFVRATRHSEWMPTKQSRICSRHFTRDCYVQSPALMAAFGLSTKCLRLVRGAVPTIYPTHRTTATSGGSSTAAKPPRQEAPGAADVERVPGLSTYHAGSTSEPAQSGFLILPAPLAAEVSPGSQAVITTCKSDAGTQCRPQVAIKRTQANLNSSVRTVCTQTEQKVGEIAQHQPCASSGCRHCLLLDEDL
- the LOC144101419 gene encoding uncharacterized protein LOC144101419 isoform X1; amino-acid sequence: MTTRRWGHPPHCDVKFCRSKSKHDATKFHYFPCDGTQRKAWIEFVRATRHSEWMPTKQSRICSRHFTRDCYVQSPALMAAFGLSTKCLRLVRGAVPTIYPTHRTTATSGGSSTAAKPPRQEAPGAADVERVPGLSTYHAGSTSEPAQSGFLILPAPLAAEVSPGSQAVITTCKSDAGTQCRPQVAIKRTQANLNSSVRTVCTQTEQKVGEIESSGRARSRSIIVLRTRTIASTIKE
- the LOC144101419 gene encoding uncharacterized protein LOC144101419 isoform X4; protein product: MTTRRWGHPPHCDVKFCRSKSKHDATKFHYFPCDGTQRKAWIEFVRATRHSEWMPTKQSRICSRHFTRDCYVQSPALMAAFGLSTKCLRLVRGAVPTIYPTHRTTATSGGSSTAAKPPRQEAPGAADVERVPGLSTYHAGSTSEPAQSGFLILPAPLAAEVSPGSQAVITTCKSDAGTQCRPQVAIKRTQANLNSSVRTVCTQTEQKVGEIVQDDCFAEVSIDAG
- the LOC144101419 gene encoding uncharacterized protein LOC144101419 isoform X5 — protein: MTTRRWGHPPHCDVKFCRSKSKHDATKFHYFPCDGTQRKAWIEFVRATRHSEWMPTKQSRICSRHFTRDCYVQSPALMAAFGLSTKCLRLVRGAVPTIYPTHRTTATSGGSSTAAKPPRQEAPGAADVERVPGLSTYHAGSTSEPAQSGFLILPAPLAAEVSPGSQAVITTCKSDAGTQCRPQVAIKRTQANLNSSVRTVCTQTEQKVGEIG
- the LOC144101419 gene encoding uncharacterized protein LOC144101419 isoform X3, translated to MTTRRWGHPPHCDVKFCRSKSKHDATKFHYFPCDGTQRKAWIEFVRATRHSEWMPTKQSRICSRHFTRDCYVQSPALMAAFGLSTKCLRLVRGAVPTIYPTHRTTATSGGSSTAAKPPRQEAPGAADVERVPGLSTYHAGSTSEPAQSGFLILPAPLAAEVSPGSQAVITTCKSDAGTQCRPQVAIKRTQANLNSSVRTVCTQTEQKVGEIGMTLGKKCVRLWVRSNTST